One Methylobacterium oryzae DNA window includes the following coding sequences:
- a CDS encoding sensor histidine kinase has protein sequence MPTLTIKTVLTSLIDDRLAGLVHESAADNPAARARHQRFLVSRLATGAVMMAGLPPYLLWRGVPSGFEVLAIASLLLPVFAAVLLTRTGSLWVAHAVSSAGLTGLVVALAGVTGGVTSPAAVWLVAIPLEALVSGSLRATIAAAAMAVLGVLTVVALGAWAGSLPVMDISAAIALPAFAITAIGHVAAQALEHMRNEGVWRERLRDNEARDRLLLSAIDDLVTWHDRNGRVLEASVSAVRLLGSDPARLRGHGLLERVHVADRPAFLKAVSDVAATGRPATLPLRLHVEPETGRADGASLIYAEMRAHRIEHGAHDAATAVVAVTRDMTEHHRHAVELERARAEAERADAIKGRFLANVTHELRTPLNAIIGFSEVLAGEGAVSLGPVQAREYAGIIGASGHHLLGVVNTLLDMSRIQSGNFDCAPEAFDIADLLRACCDMMRLKADAAGVVVTAAPSGPVEITADPAACRQVLINLISNAVKFTPAGGRIDLSLRRGVGTLDIVVADTGVGIGADDLPKLGTPFFQAGSGGYKRQHEGTGLGLSVVQGLVGLHGGSLLIESAPQAGTVVTVTLPLVCQAPAAAHGPAPIRTAVRGAPAPRRVVRLPLGLFDAEPGLAAAPADPVLRRTG, from the coding sequence GTGCCAACCTTGACCATCAAGACTGTCCTGACGTCGCTGATCGACGACCGGCTCGCGGGCCTCGTCCACGAATCCGCGGCCGACAACCCGGCCGCCCGCGCGCGCCACCAGCGCTTCCTGGTGTCGCGGCTGGCGACCGGCGCCGTGATGATGGCCGGGCTGCCGCCCTACCTGCTGTGGCGCGGGGTGCCGTCGGGCTTCGAGGTCCTGGCGATCGCGAGCCTGCTGCTGCCGGTCTTCGCCGCCGTCCTCCTCACCCGCACCGGCTCCCTCTGGGTCGCCCACGCGGTCTCGTCGGCGGGCCTGACCGGCCTCGTCGTCGCCCTGGCGGGCGTCACCGGCGGCGTCACCTCGCCCGCCGCGGTCTGGCTCGTGGCGATCCCCCTGGAGGCGCTGGTCTCCGGCTCGCTCCGCGCGACGATCGCGGCCGCCGCGATGGCGGTCCTCGGCGTCCTGACCGTGGTGGCCCTCGGCGCCTGGGCCGGCTCCCTGCCGGTCATGGACATCTCGGCCGCGATCGCCCTGCCGGCCTTCGCCATCACGGCGATCGGCCACGTCGCGGCCCAGGCCCTGGAGCACATGCGCAACGAGGGCGTCTGGCGCGAGCGACTGCGCGACAACGAGGCCCGCGACCGGCTGCTGCTCTCGGCGATCGACGACCTCGTGACCTGGCACGACCGCAACGGCCGCGTGCTGGAGGCCTCGGTCTCGGCCGTCCGGCTCCTGGGCAGCGACCCGGCCCGCCTGCGCGGCCACGGCCTGCTGGAGCGCGTCCACGTCGCCGACCGCCCGGCCTTCCTCAAGGCGGTGAGCGACGTCGCCGCGACCGGACGGCCCGCGACCCTGCCCCTGCGCCTGCACGTCGAGCCCGAGACCGGCCGCGCCGACGGCGCGAGCCTGATCTACGCCGAGATGCGCGCCCACCGGATCGAGCACGGCGCGCACGACGCCGCCACGGCGGTCGTGGCGGTCACCCGCGACATGACCGAGCACCACCGGCACGCCGTCGAGCTGGAGCGCGCCCGCGCCGAGGCCGAGCGGGCCGACGCGATCAAGGGCCGGTTCCTGGCCAACGTCACCCACGAGCTGCGCACGCCGCTCAACGCGATCATCGGCTTCTCCGAGGTCCTCGCCGGCGAAGGCGCCGTCAGCCTCGGACCGGTCCAGGCGCGGGAATATGCCGGCATCATCGGCGCCTCCGGCCACCACCTGCTCGGCGTCGTCAACACGCTGCTCGACATGAGCCGGATCCAGAGCGGCAACTTCGACTGCGCCCCCGAGGCGTTCGACATCGCGGACCTGCTCCGGGCCTGCTGCGACATGATGCGCCTGAAGGCCGACGCCGCCGGCGTCGTCGTCACCGCCGCCCCGTCGGGACCGGTGGAGATCACGGCCGATCCCGCCGCCTGCCGGCAGGTGCTGATCAACCTCATCTCGAACGCCGTGAAGTTCACCCCGGCGGGCGGCCGCATCGACCTGTCCCTGCGGCGCGGCGTCGGCACCCTGGACATCGTCGTGGCCGATACGGGCGTCGGCATCGGCGCGGACGACCTGCCCAAGCTCGGCACACCGTTCTTCCAGGCCGGGAGCGGCGGCTACAAGCGCCAGCACGAGGGCACCGGCCTCGGCCTGTCGGTGGTCCAGGGCCTCGTCGGCCTCCACGGCGGCTCCCTGCTGATCGAGAGCGCGCCCCAGGCCGGGACGGTGGTGACCGTCACCTTGCCCCTCGTCTGCCAGGCCCCCGCGGCCGCCCACGGCCCGGCCCCGATCCGCACGGCCGTGCGCGGCGCCCCGGCGCCCCGCCGCGTGGTGCGCCTGCCGCTCGGCCTGTTCGACGCGGAGCCGGGCCTCGCCGCGGCCCCGGCCGACCCGGTCCTGCGCCGCACCGGCTGA
- a CDS encoding DUF1491 family protein has product MRLRSDFWVSAHLRRLDVAGIPAVLRRRGSAEAGAIFVKVDRLDGSADLYGPAPQALFEAEESGDRRFAAIVTGGSPLDVEERLTKEIRFDSDLWIVEIDDRQGRHFLDLAE; this is encoded by the coding sequence ATGCGCCTGCGCTCCGATTTCTGGGTCTCGGCCCATCTGCGGCGCCTGGACGTCGCGGGCATCCCGGCGGTGCTGCGCCGGCGCGGATCCGCGGAGGCGGGCGCGATCTTCGTGAAGGTCGATCGGCTCGACGGCAGCGCCGACCTCTACGGACCGGCGCCGCAAGCGCTGTTCGAGGCCGAGGAGAGCGGCGACCGCCGCTTCGCCGCGATCGTCACCGGCGGCAGCCCGCTCGACGTGGAGGAGCGCCTGACCAAGGAGATCCGGTTCGATTCCGATCTCTGGATCGTCGAGATCGACGACCGCCAGGGGCGGCATTTTCTGGATCTGGCGGAGTGA
- a CDS encoding GNAT family N-acetyltransferase: MGNRYGLEIRAAAGPDAAGLAALLSEVGVAVGAADLAARLEALQREGGIALVAVEWGPPSGLIAVAPVRTLDAPRPFGLITGLAVAAESRRRGIGRVLLKAAGRAARQAGCDRLLLAAGPDQAALRAFCAAAGFADEGTVLARPLLKRGTGDG, translated from the coding sequence TTGGGCAATCGCTACGGGCTGGAGATCCGCGCCGCCGCGGGGCCGGACGCCGCGGGTCTCGCGGCGCTGCTCAGCGAGGTCGGGGTCGCGGTCGGCGCCGCGGACCTCGCGGCCCGGCTCGAGGCCCTGCAGCGGGAAGGCGGCATCGCCCTCGTCGCCGTGGAATGGGGGCCGCCGAGTGGCCTCATCGCCGTCGCCCCCGTGCGGACGCTGGACGCGCCGCGGCCCTTCGGCCTGATCACCGGCCTCGCGGTCGCCGCCGAGTCGCGCCGCCGGGGCATCGGTCGGGTCCTGCTGAAGGCGGCCGGCCGGGCGGCGCGGCAGGCGGGCTGCGACCGGCTGCTCCTGGCCGCGGGGCCGGACCAGGCCGCCCTGCGCGCCTTCTGCGCCGCCGCCGGCTTCGCCGACGAAGGGACCGTGCTCGCGCGGCCGCTGCTGAAGCGGGGCACCGGAGACGGCTGA
- the dgcA gene encoding N-acetyl-D-Glu racemase DgcA: MARRLTLAVERFPIAGAFTISRGSRTEIAVVVATIADGDAVGRGECVPYPRYGESVESVSALIEGQAEAIAAGIGRDALMTRMKAGAARNALDCALFDLEAKRQGRPAWEIAGLAEPRPAITAYTLSLGTPESMAEAARKAAHRPLLKVKLGGDGDPERIAAVRAGAPESRLIVDANEAWRPENVEANLAACLRAGVALIEQPLPADADALLAEIPHPVPVCADESLHDRAGLDALAGRYDAINIKLDKTGGLTEAVLLAREARARGLSIMVGCMLGTSLGMAPAALLANDAEFVDLDGPLLLARDRDPPLRYEGSLMHPPMPDLWG; encoded by the coding sequence ATGGCCCGCCGCCTGACCCTCGCCGTCGAGCGCTTCCCGATCGCCGGCGCCTTCACGATCTCCCGCGGCAGCCGCACCGAGATCGCCGTCGTAGTGGCGACGATCGCGGACGGCGACGCGGTCGGGCGCGGCGAGTGCGTGCCCTATCCGCGCTACGGGGAGAGCGTCGAGAGCGTCAGCGCCCTGATCGAGGGCCAGGCGGAGGCGATCGCGGCCGGGATCGGGCGGGACGCGCTCATGACCCGCATGAAGGCGGGCGCCGCGCGCAACGCCCTCGATTGCGCGCTGTTCGACCTCGAGGCGAAGCGGCAGGGCCGTCCCGCCTGGGAGATCGCGGGTCTCGCCGAGCCCCGGCCGGCCATCACCGCCTACACGCTGAGCCTCGGCACGCCGGAGAGCATGGCGGAGGCCGCCCGCAAGGCCGCCCACCGGCCGCTGCTCAAGGTCAAGCTCGGCGGGGACGGCGATCCGGAGCGCATCGCCGCGGTGCGGGCCGGCGCGCCGGAATCGCGGCTGATCGTCGACGCCAACGAGGCGTGGCGGCCCGAGAACGTGGAGGCCAACCTCGCGGCCTGCCTGCGAGCGGGCGTCGCGCTGATCGAGCAGCCGCTGCCGGCCGACGCCGACGCCCTGCTCGCCGAGATCCCCCACCCGGTGCCGGTCTGCGCCGACGAGAGCCTTCACGACCGCGCCGGCCTCGACGCGCTGGCCGGGCGCTACGACGCGATCAACATCAAGCTCGACAAGACCGGCGGCCTGACCGAGGCGGTGCTCCTCGCCCGCGAGGCGCGGGCCCGGGGGCTCTCGATCATGGTCGGCTGCATGCTCGGCACCTCGCTGGGCATGGCGCCGGCGGCCCTGCTCGCCAACGACGCGGAGTTCGTCGACCTCGACGGGCCGTTGCTGCTGGCCCGGGACCGTGACCCGCCGCTGCGCTACGAGGGCAGCCTGATGCACCCGCCGATGCCGGACCTCTGGGGCTAG
- a CDS encoding GNAT family N-acetyltransferase, with protein MIEIRAEHLHDVPARERLLDACFPGNRRAKTSERLREGRLPARGLAFAATRAGRLVGTLRLWHVEAGLGRPALLLGPLAVDPAIQGQGLGSVMMQAALGRAESLGHGAVLLVGDAPYYARFGFDRALAEGLTLPGPFERARFLGLELRAGALAGAEGMVRATGVPAPVGAVANEAGVARRRAA; from the coding sequence ATGATCGAGATCCGCGCGGAGCATCTCCACGACGTCCCGGCGCGCGAGCGCCTGCTCGACGCGTGCTTTCCCGGCAATCGACGCGCCAAGACCTCGGAGCGCCTGCGCGAGGGCCGCCTGCCGGCCCGCGGCCTCGCCTTCGCGGCGACCCGGGCGGGGCGGCTCGTCGGCACCCTGCGGCTGTGGCACGTCGAGGCCGGGCTCGGCCGCCCGGCGCTGCTGCTCGGCCCGCTCGCCGTCGATCCGGCGATCCAGGGCCAGGGGCTCGGCTCGGTGATGATGCAGGCGGCCCTCGGCCGGGCGGAATCCCTCGGCCACGGCGCCGTGCTGCTGGTCGGCGACGCGCCCTACTACGCGCGCTTCGGCTTCGACCGGGCGCTCGCGGAGGGCCTGACCCTGCCGGGGCCGTTCGAGCGCGCGCGCTTCCTCGGTCTCGAGCTGCGCGCGGGCGCGCTGGCGGGCGCCGAGGGGATGGTCCGGGCGACCGGCGTGCCGGCGCCGGTGGGCGCGGTGGCCAACGAGGCGGGGGTGGCGCGACGACGCGCCGCCTGA
- a CDS encoding DUF2336 domain-containing protein, whose translation MPPSVDAPPDLSGLLELSRIENLDLKPVILRVQTDLFVRAAARDRTEIEIFESLACGLIPTVDEETARVVARKLAPCPETPPAVLEALALRGGGARDAVVELAPTLSHRLIEAALAEGSDIAARIAARAGLSREAVDELSREGRPEIDRALAANLGHTLRGAALSRLVDRGRTAPDLARLLLVRPDVSAADLVPLYLHADPMRRTVIGRAVEATAALRPCPPPPRGLGETLTGLSAARDVPAFMAALADGLGLPRDFLTVVADAGTRYDLLTLGLRAAGLHEEEAVYIFLTLNQGVARSAERVADLVRLFRTVSRPASRDLIAAILDRPLAERGRSEAHQPAHGPEAKLRQGAERVAAQRPPLPARARTASGGEPG comes from the coding sequence ATGCCCCCTTCCGTCGATGCTCCGCCGGACCTGTCCGGGCTCCTCGAACTGTCACGCATCGAGAATCTCGATCTCAAGCCGGTGATCCTCCGGGTTCAGACGGACCTGTTCGTCCGGGCCGCGGCCCGGGACCGGACCGAGATCGAGATCTTCGAGTCCCTGGCCTGCGGACTCATCCCGACGGTGGACGAGGAGACGGCCCGGGTCGTGGCCCGCAAGCTGGCCCCCTGCCCCGAGACGCCGCCCGCGGTGCTGGAGGCGCTCGCCCTGCGCGGCGGCGGTGCCCGCGATGCGGTGGTGGAGCTGGCCCCGACCCTGAGCCACCGCCTGATCGAGGCGGCCCTGGCCGAGGGGTCGGACATCGCCGCCCGCATCGCCGCCCGGGCCGGGCTGAGCCGGGAGGCGGTGGACGAACTCTCCCGCGAGGGCCGCCCCGAGATCGACCGCGCGCTGGCGGCCAATCTCGGCCACACCCTGCGGGGCGCGGCCCTGTCGCGGCTCGTGGACCGCGGCCGCACCGCCCCCGACCTCGCCCGGCTGCTGCTGGTCCGGCCCGACGTTTCGGCCGCCGACCTCGTGCCCCTGTACCTGCACGCCGACCCGATGCGCCGCACGGTGATCGGCCGGGCCGTCGAGGCGACCGCCGCCCTGCGCCCCTGCCCGCCGCCGCCCCGCGGCCTCGGCGAGACCCTGACCGGCCTGTCCGCCGCTCGCGACGTTCCCGCCTTCATGGCGGCGCTGGCCGACGGGCTCGGCCTGCCCCGCGATTTCCTGACCGTGGTCGCCGACGCGGGCACCCGCTACGACCTCCTGACCCTCGGCCTGCGGGCCGCCGGCCTGCACGAGGAGGAGGCGGTCTACATCTTCCTGACCCTCAACCAGGGGGTGGCGCGCTCGGCCGAGCGCGTCGCCGATCTGGTCCGGCTGTTCCGCACCGTGAGCCGTCCGGCCTCGCGGGACCTGATCGCCGCGATCCTCGACCGGCCGCTCGCCGAGCGCGGTCGGAGCGAGGCCCATCAGCCGGCACACGGCCCGGAGGCCAAGCTGCGCCAGGGCGCCGAGCGCGTCGCCGCGCAGCGGCCGCCCCTGCCGGCGCGGGCCCGGACGGCGAGCGGCGGGGAGCCGGGCTGA
- a CDS encoding ketopantoate reductase family protein, which translates to MAKNILILGASYGSLLGTKLLMAGHNVTLVCRRKTADLINREGTEVRIKLRDEKEHRAIHSRDLPGKVDAMPPEDVDVSRYDLVGLAMQEPQYNNHTIRVLMIKIAAAKLPCLSIMNMPPLPYLKRIPALAAMDLEDAYTNAGVWDRFEPGLVSLCSPDPQAFRPPEEEANVLHVGLPTNFKAATFADEAHNRLLRELEADIDAVRLDGHDVPVKLKVFDSLFVPLAKWSMLLTGNYRCITPGEPQSIHDAVHGDLARSRAIYDHVDGIARKLGADPADQVPFEKYAKAAESLLKPSSAARAVANGAPYIERVDLLVKLISHQLGEPNAEIDRTVETVDRKLDERIIEG; encoded by the coding sequence GTGGCCAAGAACATCCTGATCCTGGGGGCCTCCTACGGCTCGCTCCTGGGCACCAAGCTCCTAATGGCCGGTCACAACGTGACCCTGGTGTGCCGGCGGAAGACCGCGGACCTGATCAACCGCGAGGGGACCGAGGTCCGCATCAAGCTGCGCGACGAGAAGGAGCACCGCGCGATTCACTCGCGCGATCTGCCCGGCAAGGTCGACGCGATGCCGCCGGAGGACGTCGACGTGTCGCGCTACGACCTCGTCGGCCTCGCCATGCAGGAGCCGCAGTACAACAACCACACGATCCGCGTCCTCATGATCAAGATCGCGGCGGCGAAGCTGCCGTGCCTGTCGATCATGAACATGCCGCCGCTGCCCTACCTCAAGCGGATCCCGGCGCTCGCCGCCATGGACCTCGAGGACGCCTACACCAATGCCGGCGTGTGGGACCGGTTCGAGCCGGGTCTGGTGTCGCTCTGCTCCCCCGATCCGCAGGCCTTCCGGCCGCCGGAGGAGGAGGCGAACGTCCTCCACGTCGGCCTGCCGACGAACTTCAAGGCCGCGACCTTCGCGGACGAGGCCCATAACCGGCTGCTCCGGGAGCTGGAGGCCGACATCGACGCCGTGCGCCTCGACGGGCACGACGTGCCGGTGAAGCTCAAGGTGTTCGACTCGCTGTTCGTGCCGCTGGCCAAGTGGTCGATGCTGCTCACCGGCAATTACCGCTGCATCACCCCGGGCGAGCCGCAATCCATCCACGACGCCGTCCACGGCGACCTGGCGCGCTCGCGGGCGATCTACGACCACGTCGACGGTATCGCCCGGAAGCTCGGCGCCGACCCGGCCGATCAGGTGCCGTTCGAGAAGTACGCCAAGGCCGCCGAGAGCCTGCTGAAGCCGTCCTCGGCCGCGCGGGCCGTGGCGAACGGCGCGCCCTACATCGAGCGGGTCGACCTGCTGGTGAAGCTCATCTCGCACCAGCTCGGCGAGCCGAACGCCGAGATCGACCGCACCGTCGAGACCGTCGACCGCAAGCTCGACGAGCGCATCATCGAGGGCTGA
- the dgcN gene encoding N-acetyltransferase DgcN, which translates to MQIATPYLMFLGDVPDTLAAKTAYGIKDWRPEWCVGQMRLPGCAADLGIPDMTLPEALAKGCRTLVIGVVNAGGVLPDHWVKEIVAAIEAGLDVASGLHVKLGAVPAIAEAAARRGRQLHDVRHTDERFPTGKGTKRAGRRLLTVGTDCSVGKKYTVLALERGMRERGLDADFRATGQTGVFISGRGVAIDAVVADFISGAVETISPEAEPNHWDLIEGQGSLYHPSFAGVSLGLLHGAQADAFVVCHEPTRTNMRGVKHPLPTIRQVIDLTVQLGSLTNPGIKPVGIAVNTQALAEGEARALLDALGSEHGLPATDPVRFGVDGLVDRIVADFPAI; encoded by the coding sequence ATGCAGATCGCCACGCCCTACCTGATGTTCCTGGGCGACGTGCCCGACACGCTGGCGGCCAAGACCGCCTACGGGATCAAGGACTGGCGCCCCGAATGGTGCGTCGGCCAGATGCGCCTGCCGGGCTGCGCCGCCGATCTCGGCATCCCCGACATGACCCTGCCCGAGGCCCTGGCGAAGGGCTGCCGGACCCTGGTGATCGGCGTCGTCAACGCCGGCGGCGTCCTGCCGGACCACTGGGTCAAGGAGATCGTCGCGGCGATCGAGGCCGGGCTCGACGTGGCGAGCGGCCTGCACGTGAAGCTCGGCGCGGTCCCGGCCATCGCGGAGGCCGCCGCCCGCCGCGGCCGCCAGCTCCACGACGTCCGCCACACCGACGAGCGCTTCCCCACCGGCAAGGGCACCAAGCGGGCCGGGCGGCGCTTGCTCACCGTCGGCACCGACTGCTCGGTCGGCAAGAAGTACACCGTGCTGGCCCTGGAGCGCGGCATGCGCGAGCGCGGCCTCGACGCCGATTTCCGCGCCACGGGCCAGACCGGCGTGTTCATCTCCGGCCGGGGCGTCGCCATCGACGCCGTCGTGGCCGACTTCATCTCCGGCGCCGTCGAGACGATCTCGCCCGAGGCCGAGCCGAACCACTGGGACCTGATCGAGGGTCAGGGCTCGCTCTACCACCCGTCCTTCGCGGGCGTGAGCCTCGGCCTGCTCCACGGCGCGCAGGCCGACGCCTTCGTGGTCTGCCACGAGCCGACCCGCACCAACATGCGCGGCGTGAAGCACCCGCTTCCGACCATCCGGCAGGTGATCGACCTCACCGTGCAGCTCGGCAGCCTGACCAATCCGGGAATCAAGCCGGTCGGCATCGCGGTGAACACCCAGGCGCTCGCCGAGGGCGAGGCCCGGGCGCTCCTCGACGCGCTCGGCTCCGAGCACGGCCTGCCCGCCACCGACCCGGTGCGCTTCGGCGTCGACGGGCTGGTCGACCGGATCGTCGCCGACTTCCCGGCGATCTGA
- a CDS encoding type III PLP-dependent enzyme produces MTDRIRDFLRVRRDLGQDEGPVMVLDLDVVRDNYTAFARSLPDTRVFYAVKANPAPEVLRLLAEMGSCFDTASVAEMEMVLAAGATADRISFGNTIKKERCIGRALKLGIRLFAVDCQAEVEKIARATDALGVPAGEVRVFCRILCDGAGADWPLSRKFGCVPEMAADVLEHAHRQGLEAYGISFHVGSQQGNTEAWDGALGSAAAIFRECAERGIGLSMVNLGGGFPTKYLKAVPGVESYGEAIFRGLTKHFGNQIPETIIEPGRGMVGNAGLIEAEVVLVSKKSAEADEVRWVYLDIGKFGGLAETMDEAIRYPIRTARDGEATEPCVIAGPTCDSVDVLYERQLYPLPVSLSIGDKVLIEGAGAYTTTYAAVAFNGFPPLQQIVI; encoded by the coding sequence ATGACCGACCGCATCCGTGACTTCCTGCGCGTGCGCCGCGACCTCGGTCAGGACGAGGGCCCCGTGATGGTCCTCGACCTCGACGTCGTGCGCGACAACTACACCGCCTTCGCGCGCTCCCTGCCGGACACCCGCGTGTTCTACGCCGTGAAGGCGAACCCGGCCCCCGAGGTGCTGCGCCTGCTCGCCGAGATGGGCTCCTGCTTCGACACCGCCTCGGTGGCCGAGATGGAGATGGTGCTGGCCGCCGGCGCCACCGCCGACCGGATCTCCTTCGGCAACACCATCAAGAAGGAGCGCTGCATCGGCCGCGCCCTGAAGCTCGGCATCCGCCTGTTCGCGGTCGATTGCCAGGCCGAGGTCGAGAAGATCGCACGGGCCACCGACGCGCTGGGCGTGCCGGCGGGCGAGGTGCGGGTGTTCTGCCGCATCCTGTGCGACGGCGCGGGCGCCGACTGGCCGCTCTCCCGCAAGTTCGGCTGCGTGCCCGAGATGGCCGCGGACGTGCTGGAGCACGCCCACCGCCAGGGGCTCGAGGCCTACGGCATCTCGTTCCACGTCGGCTCTCAGCAGGGCAACACCGAGGCCTGGGACGGGGCGCTCGGCTCCGCGGCGGCGATCTTCCGCGAGTGCGCGGAGCGCGGCATCGGCCTCTCGATGGTCAATCTCGGCGGCGGCTTCCCGACCAAGTACCTCAAGGCGGTGCCGGGCGTGGAGAGCTACGGCGAGGCGATCTTCCGGGGCCTGACCAAGCATTTCGGCAACCAGATCCCCGAGACGATCATCGAGCCGGGCCGCGGCATGGTCGGCAATGCCGGCCTGATCGAGGCCGAGGTCGTGCTCGTGTCGAAGAAGTCCGCCGAGGCCGACGAGGTCCGATGGGTCTACCTCGACATCGGCAAGTTCGGGGGGCTCGCCGAGACCATGGACGAGGCGATCCGCTACCCGATCCGCACTGCGCGGGACGGGGAGGCGACCGAGCCCTGCGTCATCGCCGGCCCGACCTGCGACTCGGTGGACGTGCTCTACGAGCGGCAGCTCTACCCGCTGCCGGTCTCGCTCTCGATCGGCGACAAGGTGCTGATCGAGGGGGCGGGCGCCTACACCACGACCTACGCGGCGGTGGCCTTCAACGGCTTCCCGCCCCTTCAGCAGATCGTCATCTGA
- a CDS encoding GNAT family N-acetyltransferase, with translation MSAPLRSPVGDGLPEPTIRTATLADLDALVALEHAAFATDRAERRAIRHAIRSLSMDVLAALIDPPDRDPVPVLVGAAVLERRRGSRIARLASIAVAPNRGGLGLGGRLLDAAEARARAEGCDRLRLEVRADNGAGIRLYERRGYTRFAVRPDYYEDGMEAWRYERAL, from the coding sequence ATGAGCGCCCCCTTGCGCAGCCCGGTCGGCGACGGTCTCCCCGAGCCGACGATTCGCACCGCCACGCTCGCCGATCTCGACGCCCTCGTCGCCCTGGAGCACGCCGCCTTCGCCACCGACCGGGCCGAGCGCCGGGCGATCCGCCACGCGATCCGCTCGCTCTCCATGGACGTGCTGGCGGCCCTGATCGACCCGCCGGACCGGGATCCCGTTCCGGTGCTCGTCGGCGCCGCGGTGCTGGAGCGGCGGCGCGGCAGCCGGATCGCCCGGCTGGCCTCGATCGCGGTGGCGCCGAATCGCGGCGGCCTCGGCCTCGGCGGCCGTCTCCTCGACGCCGCGGAGGCCCGCGCCCGCGCCGAGGGCTGCGACCGGCTCCGGCTGGAGGTGCGCGCCGACAACGGCGCCGGCATCCGCCTCTACGAGCGCCGGGGTTACACCCGCTTCGCCGTGCGGCCGGACTATTACGAGGACGGGATGGAGGCGTGGCGCTACGAGCGCGCGCTGTAG
- a CDS encoding peptidoglycan-binding domain-containing protein: MSGYREITVPGEPGRARRAAPRHPAVQGDWRAVLVGALKATGATCRTSPGAVLGSLVALGAAGFVCVNALGYQTGRHPAPILPKLAQKAPAPREAAPAAREALREPARDPVRVIEADRAAAPVPAKPAARDAIGELIRSEETTASVTPKASPVRPAAKPAAKETDAKAAKSEKDGDPVLRAQKALSKLGYAVKPDGAMGPGTRAAIEKFERGAKLPVTGEATGRTLRELMARAGHG; the protein is encoded by the coding sequence ATGTCAGGCTACCGCGAGATCACCGTACCGGGCGAACCCGGCCGCGCGCGCCGCGCCGCGCCGCGCCACCCCGCGGTCCAGGGCGACTGGCGCGCCGTCCTCGTCGGCGCGCTGAAGGCGACGGGCGCCACCTGCCGGACCAGCCCGGGCGCCGTTCTCGGCAGCCTCGTCGCCCTCGGCGCGGCGGGCTTCGTCTGCGTCAACGCCCTCGGCTACCAGACCGGGCGCCACCCGGCGCCGATCCTGCCGAAGCTCGCCCAGAAGGCGCCCGCCCCCCGCGAGGCGGCGCCGGCCGCCAGGGAGGCCCTCCGGGAACCCGCGCGGGATCCGGTGCGGGTCATCGAGGCCGACCGCGCCGCCGCGCCGGTCCCCGCCAAGCCGGCGGCCCGGGACGCGATCGGCGAGCTGATCCGGTCCGAGGAGACCACCGCCTCGGTCACCCCGAAGGCGTCGCCGGTTCGGCCGGCCGCCAAGCCGGCCGCGAAGGAGACGGACGCCAAGGCGGCAAAGTCCGAGAAGGACGGCGATCCGGTGCTGCGCGCCCAGAAGGCGCTGTCGAAGCTCGGCTACGCGGTGAAGCCCGACGGCGCGATGGGCCCCGGCACCCGCGCGGCGATCGAGAAGTTCGAGCGCGGCGCCAAGCTGCCGGTGACTGGAGAGGCGACGGGCCGGACCCTGCGCGAGCTGATGGCGCGGGCGGGCCACGGCTAG